A genomic stretch from Candidatus Omnitrophota bacterium includes:
- a CDS encoding SpoIIE family protein phosphatase, whose amino-acid sequence MNKQLWQVLEKGGYELFIEESPKAIQEVMRNIEPDLVLMDYSMTEKIEDDLCKEIKKYSVERGKFIPIILLFTLSDFDNKLAGLDNGADDFLIKPPSPKELLARVRNLLRVCDLQDNLRETNVRLERAQRIIEREINIVGQIQRSFLPRTFPSHPNLRLAARYQPSTQAGGDYYDVVSLDENRWGIVIADIAGHGVSAAVVMALTQMAVKEFSSDANSPQEALKIFNEKLNRHLSSEHFVTMFYSILDLRTMELTYASAGHYPMMFYSAHEHRVKMLEIEPGFPLRTFNSERYEQKNETLKPGDKILLFTDGVTDVFNLEKEFYGVERLKETFLRNCDTSPEVLVQTIYHDTEIFRKGKTRLDDFTLMVICRT is encoded by the coding sequence ATGAACAAGCAATTATGGCAGGTGCTAGAGAAAGGCGGATATGAATTATTCATCGAAGAATCCCCAAAAGCAATCCAAGAGGTTATGCGAAATATAGAACCGGATCTTGTTCTTATGGATTATTCGATGACCGAAAAAATTGAAGACGACCTCTGTAAAGAAATAAAGAAATATAGTGTGGAAAGAGGAAAATTCATCCCCATTATTCTTCTGTTCACTTTGAGCGATTTCGATAACAAACTCGCTGGCCTAGATAACGGAGCGGACGATTTTCTCATTAAGCCGCCTTCTCCCAAAGAACTTCTCGCACGCGTCCGCAATTTACTGCGCGTTTGCGATCTGCAAGACAATCTGCGCGAGACGAATGTACGATTGGAACGGGCGCAAAGGATTATCGAACGAGAGATTAACATCGTTGGGCAAATTCAGCGGTCGTTCCTGCCGCGCACTTTCCCCTCCCATCCGAATCTTCGCTTGGCCGCCCGTTATCAGCCTTCTACGCAAGCGGGAGGCGATTATTACGACGTTGTATCCCTTGACGAGAATCGATGGGGCATCGTAATCGCGGATATCGCCGGGCATGGCGTCTCCGCGGCGGTGGTTATGGCGTTGACTCAAATGGCCGTCAAGGAATTTTCTTCGGATGCAAACAGTCCTCAGGAAGCATTGAAAATTTTCAATGAAAAATTGAATCGACATCTTTCGTCAGAACATTTCGTCACGATGTTCTACTCCATTTTAGACCTGCGAACCATGGAATTGACTTATGCTTCCGCCGGCCACTATCCCATGATGTTTTACTCCGCCCATGAACATCGAGTGAAAATGTTGGAAATCGAGCCTGGCTTCCCTCTTCGCACATTCAATTCGGAGCGCTACGAACAAAAAAATGAGACGCTGAAGCCGGGCGACAAAATTCTTTTATTTACGGATGGAGTGACCGATGTCTTCAATCTGGAAAAAGAATTTTACGGCGTCGAACGGTTGAAAGAGACGTTTTTGCGCAATTGCGACACATCGCCCGAAGTTCTCGTCCAAACCATTTATCACGATACGGAAATTTTCCGCAAAGGCAAAACCCGCTTGGACGATTTTACTCTCATGGTTATATGCCGGACGTGA
- a CDS encoding DUF3857 domain-containing protein produces the protein MKERIFRLISKTVCLAVSLFAIFLFPASLSASPQSDEVWRLLIRRGDIDGALKSFEQIIADDPKDALAQAGAGMLLDSRASEKDALDSLLNAMRYETSTPEAVLYLFEAMKRLSGKADYEKFLQCTDEILQSSELSSHWRECLQYGRTSALKRLGRWEEAKTSFSQLGFLARFWYCGPFDNAEKGGHARVFGPEEDLRLEATYPGRYRETAWRPLPLEPYDGYINLHALVSPSQESSVYLAASILSQEAQRCKLAFGHAGALKVWLNGKLIADINRYHGVRPDQVNIEDDLDAGSNTLLLKVSSGEKGKFGVFVRVLPDKPEMVEIADPAYADTKPDLKAHTPRPNQESPAVFNQEPISLQQMRALSEAKDSNPLMGVFYVLLIQHWDIADENDPSVSAILTQLNTLFNGNPFLMRLLGDAEKQDNRQRLAYAKALEYDTDDRASFLRLLRYYRQSPYATKGLDLIRQWDENHDLPSAALLDKARILNGKGLREAAVDIVRSIAEAADLEAKNLLLDIGGFYLTEADTIALAKEILEEDASSSTALKNLRDRAIRDRNEADLKKYFEQERWLNPFSIAGWLDLARSDQARGEYEQALKTVKEAMQISPQEYELHRIAAESYHLLGKDKEALASLGEAAKSRPSDPWRIEYQKFLKPEEETYSTPYLKNWQDIEIPAALDLSRANFVTLLHQEIVKVHPNGNASETIREAVKILTDSGVKMLQTRGVSYEGGGEEIRVVKARVWKPDGTFLDAPAPQRRSAASAADAAQRLYGDYNVAIFRFPALEKGSVLEWEYEKKKAVENIYADYFGYIYYVGDGYLEPTVHSEFALITPKSRDFYWKYIPPNYPASVAKKPEELAHAPEIIESETERVYHWTYSQLPTIPREPYMPAATEILPYIKISTFKTWQDMTKWYWDLSRDQFITGPVVKDRVKRILDEYRQKHGFKLEEPLSDWDKVKAVNAWVNTGVRYLGLEFGIHGYKPHKVDEICNAQYGDCKDKAALAVAMLGELGIEANFVIVRTTHLGEFDYDLPMLGMFNHAIYYLPNINGKETWIDGTATFFGAAEIPWGDAGANTLIVKPSGDSEFKRIPYSKEDENGGVYTTEITLDADGDAKGRRGAQFRGLYNPVIRSTYENPAKAKEVIDRSLIGTYPGSQSSNIQLSDLQDYDKDESLSYDLEIPQLGVKQGNRLAVPSTIFDESLSQRYAQLSEREYDLVLQYPWTRTNILRIALPPNFSKADLPKDQNMETEFGRYTRKTELKDGVVNLEEELVFRPIRVPKEKYNNFREFCRLVDQYQDEKIFVETN, from the coding sequence ATGAAAGAACGTATTTTTCGCCTAATTTCTAAAACCGTTTGTCTTGCCGTCTCCTTGTTTGCGATATTCCTTTTCCCCGCCTCTCTTAGCGCCTCGCCGCAGAGCGACGAAGTCTGGCGATTGCTGATCCGGCGAGGGGATATCGACGGCGCACTCAAATCATTCGAACAAATCATCGCCGACGATCCCAAAGACGCCTTAGCGCAAGCGGGCGCGGGAATGCTGCTCGACAGCCGCGCTAGTGAAAAAGACGCGCTGGACAGCCTGTTGAATGCGATGCGATATGAGACCTCCACGCCGGAGGCTGTTCTTTATCTCTTCGAAGCGATGAAACGGCTTTCTGGCAAAGCAGACTATGAAAAATTCCTGCAATGCACGGACGAGATTCTGCAATCCAGCGAACTTTCGTCCCACTGGCGCGAATGCCTGCAATACGGACGCACCTCCGCATTGAAACGTCTCGGACGGTGGGAAGAAGCGAAAACATCTTTCTCCCAATTAGGTTTTCTCGCGCGCTTTTGGTATTGCGGACCCTTCGACAACGCCGAAAAGGGCGGACACGCCCGCGTTTTCGGTCCGGAGGAGGACCTGCGGCTCGAAGCGACGTATCCGGGTCGCTACCGCGAGACGGCGTGGCGTCCGTTGCCCTTGGAACCATACGACGGCTACATTAATCTGCACGCGCTGGTTTCGCCTTCGCAAGAGTCGAGCGTCTATCTCGCCGCCTCGATCCTGTCCCAGGAAGCGCAGCGCTGCAAACTGGCCTTCGGTCATGCGGGAGCGTTGAAGGTTTGGTTGAATGGGAAATTGATCGCCGACATCAATCGCTATCACGGCGTTCGCCCCGATCAGGTCAACATCGAGGATGATCTGGATGCGGGAAGCAACACCCTGTTGCTGAAAGTCTCTTCGGGAGAGAAAGGAAAATTCGGCGTTTTCGTCCGCGTTCTCCCTGATAAACCGGAAATGGTGGAGATTGCCGATCCCGCGTACGCCGATACGAAGCCCGATCTCAAAGCGCATACGCCGCGCCCCAACCAGGAATCACCGGCCGTCTTCAATCAAGAGCCAATCTCCCTGCAGCAAATGAGAGCCTTGAGCGAAGCCAAAGATTCGAATCCCTTGATGGGAGTATTTTACGTTTTGTTGATTCAACACTGGGATATCGCCGACGAAAACGATCCCAGCGTTAGCGCCATCCTGACGCAGCTGAATACGCTTTTCAACGGCAATCCTTTTCTCATGCGCCTCCTCGGCGACGCGGAGAAGCAGGACAATCGCCAGCGCCTCGCCTATGCGAAAGCCCTGGAATACGATACCGATGACCGCGCTTCTTTCCTGCGGCTGCTTCGTTATTACCGCCAGTCGCCCTATGCGACGAAAGGACTCGATCTCATCCGCCAATGGGATGAAAATCATGACCTTCCTTCCGCCGCGCTTCTGGATAAAGCGCGGATATTGAATGGCAAAGGATTGAGAGAAGCGGCTGTCGACATTGTCCGTTCCATCGCCGAAGCCGCAGACCTCGAAGCGAAGAATCTGCTTTTAGATATTGGAGGCTTCTATTTGACGGAAGCGGATACCATAGCGCTCGCCAAAGAGATTCTGGAAGAAGACGCCTCCTCGTCTACCGCGTTGAAGAACCTGCGCGACCGAGCCATACGGGATCGGAACGAGGCGGATTTGAAAAAATACTTTGAACAGGAACGATGGCTGAATCCATTTTCCATCGCTGGTTGGCTCGATCTGGCCCGCAGTGATCAGGCGCGGGGCGAATACGAGCAAGCGCTGAAGACGGTCAAAGAGGCAATGCAAATCTCGCCGCAGGAATACGAGCTGCATCGCATCGCCGCCGAATCTTATCATCTCCTGGGAAAAGACAAGGAAGCATTGGCTTCTTTGGGTGAGGCGGCCAAGAGCCGTCCCTCCGATCCCTGGCGCATCGAATATCAAAAATTTCTCAAGCCGGAAGAAGAAACCTACTCTACACCCTATTTGAAAAATTGGCAGGACATCGAGATTCCCGCCGCGCTTGATCTGTCGCGGGCCAATTTCGTGACGCTGCTGCATCAAGAGATTGTCAAAGTTCATCCCAACGGCAACGCCAGCGAGACGATTCGCGAGGCGGTGAAAATCTTGACGGACTCCGGCGTCAAGATGTTGCAAACGCGAGGCGTCTCTTATGAAGGCGGCGGCGAAGAAATCCGCGTCGTCAAGGCGCGGGTATGGAAGCCGGATGGAACCTTCTTGGACGCGCCCGCCCCGCAGCGCCGCAGCGCCGCCTCCGCCGCCGATGCGGCTCAACGTCTTTATGGAGATTACAACGTGGCGATTTTCCGCTTCCCCGCCTTGGAAAAAGGCTCCGTCCTGGAATGGGAATACGAAAAGAAAAAAGCCGTCGAAAATATCTACGCGGATTATTTCGGATATATTTATTATGTAGGGGACGGATATCTCGAACCGACCGTCCATTCCGAATTCGCGCTTATTACGCCCAAATCCCGTGATTTTTATTGGAAATATATACCGCCCAACTATCCCGCCTCTGTCGCCAAGAAGCCGGAAGAGTTGGCGCACGCTCCAGAGATTATCGAAAGCGAAACCGAACGGGTCTACCATTGGACCTATAGCCAATTGCCGACGATTCCTCGCGAGCCTTATATGCCCGCCGCCACGGAAATCCTGCCCTATATTAAAATTTCCACCTTCAAAACCTGGCAGGACATGACGAAATGGTACTGGGATTTATCCCGCGATCAATTCATAACTGGCCCAGTTGTCAAAGATCGGGTGAAGCGGATTCTGGACGAATACCGCCAGAAACACGGCTTCAAACTGGAAGAGCCGCTTTCCGATTGGGACAAAGTGAAAGCCGTCAACGCTTGGGTGAATACTGGCGTGCGCTACCTGGGTCTGGAGTTCGGCATCCACGGATACAAACCGCACAAAGTGGATGAAATCTGCAACGCCCAGTACGGCGACTGCAAGGACAAAGCAGCGTTAGCCGTGGCCATGCTCGGCGAGTTGGGAATCGAAGCCAATTTCGTCATCGTGCGCACGACGCATCTGGGCGAGTTCGATTACGACCTTCCCATGCTGGGCATGTTCAACCACGCTATCTATTATCTGCCCAACATCAACGGCAAGGAAACCTGGATCGACGGCACGGCCACCTTCTTCGGAGCGGCGGAAATTCCTTGGGGCGACGCGGGCGCCAACACGTTGATCGTTAAGCCTAGCGGAGATTCAGAGTTCAAACGCATTCCCTATTCCAAGGAAGACGAAAACGGCGGCGTCTATACCACGGAAATTACGCTAGACGCCGACGGCGACGCGAAGGGCCGCCGGGGGGCGCAATTCCGGGGGCTTTACAATCCCGTCATTCGCAGTACCTACGAAAATCCCGCCAAAGCCAAGGAAGTCATCGACCGCTCGTTGATCGGAACCTATCCCGGTTCGCAATCCTCGAATATCCAACTATCCGATTTGCAGGATTACGATAAAGACGAAAGCCTCTCTTACGATTTGGAAATTCCCCAATTGGGCGTCAAGCAGGGAAACCGGCTTGCGGTTCCCTCCACGATCTTCGACGAATCCCTCTCGCAGCGCTACGCCCAACTCTCGGAAAGAGAATACGACCTGGTGCTGCAATATCCCTGGACGCGGACTAACATCCTGCGCATTGCGCTTCCCCCCAATTTCTCCAAGGCGGATTTGCCCAAGGATCAAAATATGGAGACGGAATTCGGGCGCTATACGCGCAAAACGGAATTGAAGGACGGCGTAGTGAATCTGGAAGAAGAATTGGTCTTCCGCCCCATCCGCGTCCCGAAGGAGAAATACAATAATTTCCGGGAATTTTGCCGCCTGGTCGATCAATATCAAGACGAAAAAATATTCGTGGAGACGAACTAA
- a CDS encoding DUF3857 domain-containing protein, with amino-acid sequence MTIKKYSILLVMIGWLMTAPALWAGPMEDAWSDLFANRFEAAQKVFASAVDSASGEEALRGLLFCAWAQGEAPGMAAILSHLIVTYPKSPYLDAYLSFGGFSTLQGWTPAERVKALDQALSQSPPDPQRQWLAYELAESLDMLADLRSGEAARQAGVLVDDWNIVGPFGRYGMADFKKPFGPETGWKEKYSGWRGEVAIHPIKPADITGLLDIDSLIYPSEGVAYALNAIESGAAQDAVMTVHSPSDFRVWWNGEPILEKSSARLDTSRAVSFPITLKKGKNLLAIKSRQSGPWWLRAKIQANGRTPLSIHSIPFDVKDFAELSLIPFEIKKSDSVEFQGIASPSLPFALDADHSAKEAAERLLLAAWHLDRMEFDAVNENLRKAMEISPDFCVLHEMLGEAGLRHANSRPGSKPRFHQEAEASLRRALELYPGSKDALVGLLTYFMDRDQTDQALDLIDKVKNEHPEFFGEGYTAMLDYSYGGLYAKKNFIPDSARYYERSLQGFLPSYEVFRHLFHYYGSNNSLERVVDIIVRALQVFPAYSPILERAVKFPEKLAGKIDLGGLFQRLMEIHPYEANYGLFYGDFLESQGKLDEAVKLYAQLRQRFPHNTRIMDNQAALAYLTQGKDTAEEIYRQWRQQEPNNMKPFRFFRDVKDKGDFDYMKYDVPLDDVDIDEADKWESSRASVIYLLDIMVMQLHEDGTYDQYIHQAIKILNQEGMQKWAEVVIPKGQHIEIIMGRTIAPDGTEWAVSNVQDLSGQQSLSMYGVDKGAIVEYAYLERTGRREPGANYSAGGYFFGSDDDPMLLSKLTLIQPDGVPLNLDSNPDDFHANIIKEEGRTIYQWENRLQDGLKPERFGPTLSERVPALQWTTCPDWLAFVERLRSSLEGFEEASPEVDRLVKELKTEAKTPREYAEKVYDWIRLNIEESGGGQTTADTVALKAGGRYQKMKLAMHLLRKENIHSQLVLALENDEHDGFRPLPFLNFPGQTMLVIPRQDGIDRQLASDFSSRFAPLNDIDPKVQKFVILVYDANIPYFEPLESKLWESGLIRREARLKINADRSAAVQGEFAYDVIYDRQIREALTNPEIKKRLADSQITRDLPGIQIGQYSIEDLDDLSLAPRLVFSGVMPDGIKSADGNALKISPVLSRANASGLVSEPTRETPIVFTTSPVRDPLILRFDVSAFLEQGAQFQLPENVLLLTEYGYYSLFYEWEGSEIVVRRSFLIPPQKIEPSIYQGFVEFCRSIDQAEDRDIRILMTPTNK; translated from the coding sequence ATGACGATAAAAAAATATTCCATTCTGCTTGTCATGATCGGATGGCTTATGACCGCTCCAGCGTTGTGGGCGGGGCCGATGGAAGACGCTTGGAGCGATCTGTTCGCCAATCGATTCGAAGCGGCTCAAAAGGTTTTTGCATCCGCCGTGGATTCCGCTTCGGGCGAAGAAGCGTTACGCGGCCTCCTCTTCTGCGCTTGGGCGCAGGGAGAAGCTCCCGGTATGGCCGCCATTCTCTCTCATTTGATTGTTACTTATCCTAAAAGCCCGTACCTCGACGCCTATCTGTCGTTTGGAGGTTTTTCCACTTTGCAGGGCTGGACTCCCGCTGAGCGCGTGAAGGCGCTCGATCAAGCCTTGAGCCAATCCCCGCCCGATCCCCAACGTCAATGGCTGGCTTATGAACTGGCTGAATCGTTGGACATGCTGGCTGATCTTCGTTCGGGTGAGGCGGCGCGGCAAGCGGGCGTTCTAGTGGACGATTGGAACATCGTCGGTCCCTTCGGGCGTTATGGCATGGCGGATTTCAAGAAGCCTTTCGGTCCCGAAACCGGCTGGAAGGAAAAATACTCCGGCTGGCGGGGCGAGGTTGCCATCCATCCTATCAAGCCTGCCGATATAACCGGTTTATTGGATATCGATTCATTGATCTATCCTTCCGAGGGCGTCGCCTACGCCTTAAACGCCATCGAATCCGGCGCCGCCCAGGATGCGGTTATGACCGTGCACTCGCCTTCGGATTTCCGTGTTTGGTGGAACGGTGAACCGATACTCGAAAAATCCTCAGCGCGTCTCGATACGTCCAGAGCCGTCTCTTTTCCCATTACATTGAAAAAAGGGAAAAATCTGTTGGCGATAAAAAGCCGCCAATCCGGCCCGTGGTGGCTGCGGGCAAAAATCCAGGCCAATGGCAGAACGCCTCTTTCCATCCATAGCATTCCTTTCGACGTGAAAGATTTTGCGGAACTATCCTTAATTCCCTTCGAAATCAAGAAATCTGATTCCGTAGAATTTCAAGGAATTGCTTCTCCCTCATTGCCTTTTGCGCTAGATGCCGATCATAGCGCGAAAGAAGCGGCTGAGCGCTTGCTGTTGGCGGCGTGGCATCTGGACCGCATGGAGTTCGATGCCGTAAATGAAAATTTACGTAAAGCCATGGAAATCTCGCCGGACTTTTGCGTTCTGCATGAAATGCTGGGCGAGGCGGGCTTGCGACACGCCAACTCCCGCCCCGGCTCCAAACCGCGCTTTCATCAGGAAGCGGAGGCTTCCTTGCGCCGAGCCTTGGAACTGTATCCCGGTAGCAAAGACGCATTAGTCGGTTTGCTGACTTACTTCATGGACCGGGATCAAACCGATCAGGCGTTAGACCTGATCGACAAAGTTAAGAACGAGCATCCGGAATTCTTCGGCGAAGGGTATACGGCCATGCTCGATTATTCTTACGGCGGATTGTACGCCAAGAAAAATTTTATCCCCGATTCCGCCCGCTATTACGAACGTTCGCTGCAAGGCTTCCTTCCCTCCTACGAAGTCTTCCGCCATCTCTTCCATTATTATGGAAGCAACAACAGCCTCGAACGGGTGGTAGATATTATTGTCCGAGCCTTGCAGGTTTTCCCCGCCTATTCGCCTATCCTGGAACGCGCCGTAAAATTCCCAGAAAAACTGGCGGGCAAAATCGACCTTGGAGGATTGTTCCAGCGTCTGATGGAAATCCATCCTTACGAAGCGAATTACGGGCTATTCTACGGCGATTTTCTGGAAAGCCAGGGAAAGTTGGACGAAGCCGTAAAGTTGTACGCCCAGCTGCGCCAACGCTTCCCTCATAATACTCGAATTATGGATAACCAAGCCGCCTTGGCCTATTTGACGCAAGGCAAAGACACAGCCGAAGAGATTTATCGCCAATGGCGCCAACAAGAACCTAATAACATGAAACCCTTCCGCTTCTTCCGCGACGTGAAGGACAAGGGCGATTTCGATTATATGAAATACGACGTTCCATTGGATGATGTCGATATCGACGAAGCCGATAAGTGGGAATCGTCGCGCGCTTCGGTCATTTACCTACTGGACATTATGGTCATGCAATTGCACGAGGACGGAACCTACGACCAATACATCCATCAGGCCATCAAAATTCTCAACCAGGAAGGGATGCAAAAGTGGGCGGAAGTCGTCATCCCCAAAGGGCAGCACATTGAAATTATCATGGGACGCACCATCGCCCCAGACGGAACGGAATGGGCGGTATCCAACGTGCAGGATTTAAGCGGCCAACAATCCCTTTCCATGTACGGCGTCGATAAGGGCGCAATTGTGGAATACGCTTATCTGGAACGAACCGGACGCCGCGAACCCGGCGCCAATTACTCCGCCGGAGGCTATTTCTTCGGCTCGGACGACGATCCTATGCTGCTTTCGAAACTAACTCTTATCCAGCCCGATGGCGTCCCGCTGAACCTCGATAGCAACCCGGATGATTTCCATGCCAACATTATTAAGGAAGAAGGCCGAACGATTTATCAATGGGAAAACCGGCTGCAGGACGGCCTTAAGCCGGAACGCTTCGGGCCGACTCTCTCCGAGCGGGTTCCAGCGCTCCAATGGACGACTTGTCCCGACTGGCTGGCTTTCGTAGAGCGGCTGCGCAGTTCGCTGGAAGGCTTCGAAGAGGCGTCTCCCGAAGTAGATCGCCTGGTGAAGGAATTGAAGACAGAAGCGAAGACGCCGAGGGAGTACGCCGAGAAGGTTTATGACTGGATACGTCTGAACATCGAAGAATCGGGCGGCGGACAAACCACGGCGGATACCGTGGCGTTAAAGGCGGGGGGCCGCTATCAGAAAATGAAACTGGCGATGCATCTGCTGCGGAAAGAGAATATCCACTCGCAACTGGTTCTAGCGCTGGAAAACGACGAACATGATGGTTTCCGGCCTTTGCCGTTTCTCAATTTCCCCGGTCAAACCATGCTCGTCATCCCACGGCAGGATGGAATCGATCGGCAATTGGCCTCTGATTTCTCCAGCCGATTCGCTCCGTTGAACGATATCGATCCCAAAGTGCAAAAATTCGTAATCCTAGTTTATGATGCGAATATTCCTTATTTCGAACCGTTGGAATCGAAATTATGGGAAAGCGGATTGATCCGGCGGGAGGCGCGTTTGAAAATCAATGCCGACCGCAGCGCCGCCGTTCAAGGCGAATTTGCTTACGACGTAATTTACGACCGTCAGATACGCGAAGCGCTGACCAATCCCGAAATCAAAAAGCGGCTCGCCGATTCCCAGATTACCCGCGATTTGCCGGGTATTCAAATCGGCCAATATTCCATCGAGGATTTGGACGATCTATCGTTGGCGCCTCGGCTCGTTTTTTCCGGCGTCATGCCGGATGGAATAAAATCCGCCGACGGTAATGCTTTGAAAATTTCGCCGGTTTTGTCGCGGGCGAACGCTTCCGGCCTTGTAAGCGAACCGACGAGGGAAACGCCGATCGTTTTCACTACCAGCCCTGTCCGCGATCCCTTGATCTTGCGATTCGACGTTTCCGCTTTTCTGGAGCAAGGCGCCCAATTCCAACTGCCGGAAAATGTATTGCTGTTGACGGAATATGGATATTATTCATTATTCTACGAATGGGAGGGTTCGGAAATCGTAGTGAGGCGTTCGTTTTTAATTCCCCCGCAGAAAATCGAACCGTCGATATATCAAGGATTCGTCGAGTTTTGCCGGTCTATCGATCAAGCGGAGGATAGAGATATTCGCATCCTGATGACGCCGACTAATAAATAA
- a CDS encoding Nif3-like dinuclear metal center hexameric protein, which yields MKLHELVRLIENAVPLEWALPDDPVGLQIGDPDREVHRVLAALEASTEIIRQAVRQKADLLLVHHPLIYSPLRKLLENHPIQRLARELVRQDMAFYAAHTNMDLHPEGMAKVWAEKLGCEQAHPLASKPQSGRLKLITFVPPDFTDRVRQALAEAGAGVIGEYDLCSFSLRGTGTFRGSDRSNPFIGRAGALEKAEEDRLEMILPNEKKHAVVNALFAAHPYEEPAYDLYPLEDFRDIGQAVWVAEFRKKLTWNAFMERVKKSLPHPPEFGGVRPDAKRKVGRIALSTGSGSSVLPIVKKLDVDAYLTGEMGYHYLWEANEERLNTVTVGHGVSESLFPETIIPLLQRFTDKITWIAS from the coding sequence ATGAAACTACACGAACTTGTCCGCCTTATCGAAAACGCCGTTCCGTTGGAATGGGCATTGCCGGACGATCCTGTAGGATTGCAAATCGGCGACCCGGACCGCGAAGTTCACCGCGTTCTTGCCGCTTTGGAAGCGTCTACCGAAATTATTCGGCAAGCGGTTCGTCAAAAGGCGGATTTGCTGCTGGTTCATCATCCGCTTATTTATTCGCCTCTGCGCAAGTTGTTAGAAAATCATCCTATTCAGCGCCTGGCCCGCGAACTGGTGCGCCAAGACATGGCGTTTTACGCCGCTCATACCAACATGGATTTGCATCCGGAGGGAATGGCGAAAGTATGGGCGGAAAAATTGGGCTGCGAGCAGGCGCATCCCTTGGCGTCCAAACCGCAAAGCGGACGGCTAAAACTGATAACCTTCGTCCCGCCGGATTTTACGGATCGCGTACGCCAAGCCTTGGCCGAAGCGGGAGCAGGAGTTATTGGCGAATACGATCTATGCTCCTTTTCCTTGCGGGGAACCGGAACTTTCAGGGGATCGGATCGCTCCAATCCTTTTATTGGCCGCGCTGGCGCGTTGGAAAAAGCGGAAGAAGACCGGCTGGAAATGATCCTGCCTAATGAAAAAAAACACGCCGTCGTCAACGCCTTGTTCGCTGCGCATCCCTACGAAGAACCCGCTTACGATCTTTACCCGCTGGAAGATTTCCGCGATATCGGCCAGGCCGTATGGGTAGCGGAGTTTCGCAAAAAACTAACATGGAACGCTTTTATGGAGAGGGTGAAAAAAAGCCTGCCGCATCCACCGGAATTCGGCGGCGTCCGTCCCGATGCCAAACGAAAAGTCGGACGCATCGCTCTATCTACCGGCAGCGGTTCCAGCGTTTTACCTATCGTAAAGAAATTGGATGTCGACGCCTATCTCACTGGCGAGATGGGGTATCACTATTTATGGGAGGCGAATGAGGAGAGGCTCAATACGGTTACGGTAGGACACGGCGTCAGCGAATCGTTATTCCCCGAAACGATCATTCCTTTATTGCAACGCTTTACGGATAAAATAACCTGGATCGCATCCTGA